A single window of Pseudoduganella plicata DNA harbors:
- the lnt gene encoding apolipoprotein N-acyltransferase — protein MRLRRARPGEPSAPPRSTRSRMIIAALAGAVSVFSFAPFGWWPLQLFTLAILFYQVMRAPTVKAGALVGWAFGFGWCLAGVHWLTIAISRFGGLPAPLAWIAIALLAVYMGAHCGAAMWLAGWLRKKWALPLPAANLLVFPALWAVSEWSRGWLFTGFPWASAGYAHNVSPLAGYAPVLGVFGIGWLVAVTAGALLLLMHRSRWMALGLLCAIWAAGFGLGFVRWTQPVGSELSVRLIQGNIPLSKKFEQEQLPRTLQYYQEAVLAEPADLIAIPETGIPLFPQHLPAGYLDRYGSFARKTGSAVVLGMPMADSPTRYANSVMGLAPTGGKPYRYDKHHLVPFGEFIPPGFRWFTDLMSIPLGDQTRGMLQQPAFSVRDQRVLPDICYENNFGEEIAAQLANGSHATVLLNVSELAWYGESVAIPQHLQISQMRTLETGRPMLMATNSGATAVIDHRGVVQASLPWYQPGVLSAKVQGMTGNTPYILVRNRLILALAALAILAAWLTSRRKTTGAA, from the coding sequence ATGCGCCTGCGCCGCGCCCGCCCGGGCGAGCCGTCCGCTCCACCGCGTTCCACCCGTAGCCGCATGATCATCGCCGCCCTTGCGGGCGCGGTGAGCGTCTTCTCGTTCGCACCATTCGGCTGGTGGCCGCTGCAACTGTTCACGCTCGCCATCCTGTTCTACCAGGTCATGCGCGCGCCCACCGTCAAGGCGGGCGCACTGGTTGGCTGGGCCTTCGGCTTCGGCTGGTGCCTGGCCGGCGTACATTGGCTGACGATCGCCATCTCGCGCTTTGGCGGCCTGCCGGCCCCGCTGGCGTGGATCGCCATCGCGCTGCTGGCCGTCTACATGGGCGCCCACTGCGGCGCGGCCATGTGGCTGGCCGGCTGGCTGCGCAAGAAATGGGCGCTGCCGCTGCCCGCCGCCAATCTGCTGGTCTTCCCCGCGTTGTGGGCCGTCAGCGAATGGTCGCGCGGCTGGCTGTTCACGGGTTTCCCGTGGGCGTCGGCCGGCTATGCGCACAATGTCTCGCCGCTGGCCGGCTACGCGCCCGTGCTGGGCGTGTTCGGCATCGGCTGGCTCGTCGCCGTCACGGCGGGCGCGTTGCTGCTGCTGATGCACCGCAGCCGCTGGATGGCGCTCGGCCTGCTCTGCGCCATCTGGGCCGCCGGCTTCGGGCTGGGCTTCGTGCGCTGGACGCAGCCGGTCGGCAGCGAGCTGTCGGTCCGTCTCATCCAGGGCAATATCCCGCTGTCGAAGAAATTCGAGCAGGAGCAGTTGCCGCGTACGCTGCAGTACTACCAGGAGGCCGTGCTGGCCGAACCGGCCGACCTGATCGCCATTCCGGAGACGGGCATTCCGCTGTTCCCGCAGCACCTGCCGGCCGGTTACCTGGACCGCTACGGCAGCTTTGCCCGCAAGACCGGCAGCGCGGTGGTGCTGGGCATGCCGATGGCCGACAGCCCGACGCGCTATGCCAACAGCGTCATGGGCCTGGCGCCCACGGGCGGCAAGCCATACCGCTACGACAAGCATCACCTGGTGCCGTTCGGCGAATTCATTCCGCCGGGCTTCCGCTGGTTCACGGACCTGATGTCGATTCCGCTGGGCGACCAGACCCGCGGCATGCTGCAGCAGCCGGCCTTTTCCGTGCGCGACCAGCGCGTGCTGCCGGACATCTGCTATGAGAACAACTTCGGCGAGGAAATCGCCGCGCAGCTGGCCAACGGCTCGCATGCGACGGTGCTGCTGAACGTGTCCGAACTGGCGTGGTACGGCGAATCGGTCGCGATCCCGCAGCACCTGCAGATCTCGCAGATGCGTACCCTGGAGACGGGCCGGCCGATGCTGATGGCGACAAACTCCGGCGCCACCGCCGTCATCGACCACCGCGGCGTCGTGCAGGCCAGCCTGCCCTGGTACCAGCCGGGCGTGCTGTCGGCCAAAGTGCAGGGGATGACGGGGAACACCCCGTACATCCTGGTCCGGAATCGCCTCATCCTGGCGCTGGCTGCACTGGCGATCCTGGCAGCCTGGCTGACTTCGCGCAGGAAGACGACCGGCGCCGCGTAA
- the miaB gene encoding tRNA (N6-isopentenyl adenosine(37)-C2)-methylthiotransferase MiaB codes for MQKKVFIKTFGCQMNEYDSDKMADLLGATDGLVRTESPEDADVILLNTCSVREKAQEKVFSDLGTFKKLKQANPDLLIGVGGCVASQEGDAIVKRAPHVDMVFGPQTLHRLPKMIELRRHSGKPQVDITFPEIEKFDHLPPARVEGAFAYVSIMEGCSKYCSYCVVPYTRGEEVSRRFEDVLTEVAGLAAQGVKEVMLLGQNVNAFRGEMADGGLADFALLIEYVAAVPGIERIRFVTSHPKEFTQRLVDCYARIPQLADHLYLPAQHGSDKVLGAMKRGYTALEYKSIIRKVKAVRPHITIASDFIVGFPGETDDDFEAMMKLVQDVDFDNSFSFIFSKRPGTPAAGLADDTPHEVKLARLQRLQALIDANTRRHSEQMVGRTMQVLVEGPSKNGGRELTGRAGNTRTVLFDGGDAPERFHGKMVDIRITESLSYSLRGELVATTLESLNH; via the coding sequence ATGCAGAAAAAAGTATTTATCAAGACCTTCGGTTGCCAGATGAACGAGTACGACTCCGACAAGATGGCCGACCTGCTGGGCGCCACGGATGGGCTGGTGCGCACGGAGTCCCCGGAAGACGCGGATGTCATTCTCCTTAACACCTGTTCCGTGCGCGAAAAGGCACAGGAAAAGGTGTTCTCGGACCTGGGCACGTTCAAGAAACTGAAGCAGGCCAATCCCGATCTGCTGATCGGCGTGGGCGGCTGCGTTGCCTCGCAGGAAGGCGACGCCATCGTCAAGCGTGCGCCGCACGTGGACATGGTGTTCGGCCCGCAGACCTTGCACCGCCTGCCGAAGATGATCGAGCTGCGCCGCCACAGTGGCAAGCCGCAGGTGGACATCACGTTCCCCGAAATCGAAAAGTTCGATCACCTGCCACCGGCCCGGGTAGAAGGGGCATTCGCCTATGTCTCCATCATGGAAGGCTGCAGCAAATATTGCAGCTACTGCGTGGTGCCGTACACGCGCGGCGAGGAAGTGTCGCGCCGTTTCGAGGACGTGCTGACGGAAGTGGCGGGCCTGGCCGCGCAAGGCGTCAAGGAAGTCATGCTGCTGGGACAGAACGTCAACGCGTTCCGCGGCGAAATGGCCGATGGCGGCCTGGCCGACTTCGCGCTGCTGATCGAATACGTGGCCGCCGTGCCCGGCATCGAGCGCATCCGTTTCGTCACCAGCCACCCGAAGGAGTTCACGCAGCGCCTCGTCGACTGCTATGCGCGCATCCCGCAGCTGGCGGACCACCTGTACCTGCCGGCCCAGCACGGATCGGACAAGGTGCTGGGCGCGATGAAGCGCGGCTATACGGCGCTGGAATACAAGTCCATCATCCGCAAGGTCAAGGCGGTGCGGCCCCATATCACGATTGCCTCGGATTTCATTGTCGGCTTCCCCGGCGAAACCGACGACGATTTCGAAGCCATGATGAAGCTGGTGCAGGACGTCGATTTCGACAACAGCTTCAGCTTTATCTTCAGCAAGCGCCCGGGCACGCCGGCCGCCGGCCTGGCGGACGACACGCCGCATGAGGTCAAGCTGGCACGGCTGCAACGGCTGCAGGCGCTGATCGACGCCAACACACGCCGCCACAGCGAGCAGATGGTCGGCCGCACGATGCAGGTGCTGGTCGAAGGCCCGTCCAAAAACGGCGGCCGCGAGCTGACGGGCCGGGCCGGCAATACCCGGACGGTGCTGTTCGACGGTGGCGACGCGCCGGAGCGGTTCCATGGCAAGATGGTCGACATACGTATTACCGAAAGCCTGTCCTATTCCCTGCGCGGCGAACTCGTCGCCACCACCCTGGAATCGCTGAACCATTGA
- a CDS encoding acyltransferase family protein, which yields MCPGELPGEPLSLRRPNQHVTIPSRHGITQRMVRDPVPARPGRRPKNASPNQARNHCANNRLEVPAQMKIEKLAPELVSTEKEEFIPRKKGFSALNWLRFLLAVYIVLFHTLKNYGSLNGTWYEAVLGLGNMATSVFFVLSGFLLTYAYVVQKNGRPVDRRNFMIARFSNLYPLHIAGLLLSLLPIALVIASKGGVSVPMEVSGTAKRMLGHGELVAGLIMNILLLNAWNPFYMSFNYPSWSLSALGCYYLLFPALAPKIYRMKKTLLALVALGIVFSIPGLIADLLGLTDVVTDGLLHRNPIVRFPLFLAGMVLCVHFSHSKALGGLRQIAVMGTVVLVTVVIGVWMQHEENRMHLIKNGMYFPAALATIWLCVCMKPTHNASIRHWGERLGAASLPIFLLHGPTFQLFQPIEQLVMGALHSPDWRISSIIAAGRHVERSIGFFSVYLVGLILLCIFVQERLVAPLQVKIRNRWGTRKPAPPAASETRNGTN from the coding sequence ATGTGCCCAGGCGAATTACCAGGCGAACCATTATCCCTACGGCGGCCCAACCAGCATGTCACGATCCCTTCGCGCCATGGCATTACTCAACGGATGGTCCGCGATCCCGTACCGGCCCGGCCAGGTCGCCGACCGAAAAACGCTTCGCCAAATCAGGCGCGGAACCATTGCGCCAATAACCGTCTGGAAGTCCCCGCACAAATGAAAATCGAAAAGCTCGCGCCTGAACTGGTCTCCACTGAAAAAGAAGAGTTCATCCCGCGGAAAAAGGGCTTCTCCGCGCTGAACTGGCTGCGCTTTCTGCTGGCTGTGTATATTGTCCTGTTTCATACGCTGAAGAACTATGGGTCGCTGAATGGTACCTGGTATGAGGCCGTGCTCGGTCTGGGCAATATGGCGACGAGTGTGTTTTTCGTGCTGTCCGGCTTCCTGCTGACTTACGCCTATGTGGTACAGAAAAACGGCCGCCCGGTGGACCGGCGCAATTTCATGATCGCCCGTTTTTCCAACCTGTATCCGCTGCACATCGCAGGTCTGCTGCTGTCGCTGCTGCCGATTGCTCTTGTTATCGCGTCCAAGGGCGGCGTGTCGGTGCCGATGGAGGTGTCGGGAACGGCAAAGCGGATGCTGGGCCACGGCGAGCTGGTGGCGGGCTTGATCATGAACATCCTGCTGCTCAATGCCTGGAATCCCTTCTACATGTCGTTCAACTACCCGTCGTGGTCGTTGTCGGCGCTGGGATGCTACTACCTGCTGTTCCCGGCGCTTGCGCCCAAGATCTACCGCATGAAGAAAACGCTGCTGGCGCTGGTTGCCCTGGGCATCGTCTTTTCCATTCCCGGCCTGATTGCGGACCTGCTGGGCCTTACGGACGTCGTTACCGACGGCCTGCTGCACCGCAACCCCATCGTGCGCTTTCCGCTATTCCTGGCCGGGATGGTTCTGTGCGTGCATTTCTCGCACAGCAAGGCGCTGGGCGGGCTGCGCCAGATTGCCGTCATGGGCACCGTCGTGCTGGTCACCGTCGTTATCGGCGTCTGGATGCAGCATGAGGAAAACCGCATGCACCTGATCAAGAACGGCATGTACTTCCCTGCCGCGCTGGCAACGATCTGGCTGTGCGTCTGCATGAAGCCGACCCATAATGCGAGCATCCGCCACTGGGGCGAACGCCTCGGCGCGGCGTCCCTGCCGATCTTCCTGCTGCACGGCCCCACGTTCCAGCTGTTTCAGCCCATCGAACAGCTGGTGATGGGCGCCCTTCACAGCCCGGACTGGCGCATCTCGTCCATCATTGCCGCCGGGCGCCATGTGGAACGGTCGATTGGATTCTTCTCCGTCTATCTGGTGGGGTTGATCCTGTTGTGCATTTTTGTCCAGGAACGCCTCGTCGCGCCGCTGCAGGTGAAGATCCGCAACCGCTGGGGCACGCGCAAGCCGGCCCCGCCGGCCGCCAGCGAAACCCGCAACGGCACGAACTGA
- a CDS encoding transporter, giving the protein MNSLSAVAYGSDQCGLVCGYLFGRASQPLVIGAGDAAAWLRQRAGHPDEFVWLHFNLANTVSEKWLREHAALEDEFYDCLHAGSRSTRIERAGDTLVAVVNDVLRDFSFEPSDISSLFLSVERQVVISARRSPLQSVERLRQAVLKGEEMDSSLALLTHLLRDQADVLTRIVRDATGRVDGIEDNLLSGQLKFKRADLGALRRVLVRLQRLLAPEPAALFRLLQRPPGWVRDTDRQELREASEEFAVALNDISSLQERIKLLQEEIAALVNEANNRSLYVLTIVTVLALPINIIAGLLGMNVGGVPLANDGAGFWIIAGIVAVFTAVAGWVVVRKRRELE; this is encoded by the coding sequence ATGAACAGTTTGAGTGCGGTGGCATACGGATCGGACCAGTGCGGGCTGGTGTGCGGTTACCTGTTCGGCCGCGCGTCGCAGCCGCTGGTCATCGGTGCGGGCGACGCGGCCGCCTGGCTGCGTCAGCGTGCCGGCCACCCCGACGAATTTGTCTGGCTGCATTTCAACCTGGCCAACACCGTCAGCGAAAAATGGCTGCGCGAGCATGCGGCGCTGGAAGACGAGTTCTACGACTGCCTGCACGCCGGCTCGCGCTCGACGCGCATCGAGCGGGCCGGCGACACGCTCGTTGCCGTCGTCAACGACGTGCTGCGCGACTTTTCGTTCGAGCCTTCGGATATCTCCAGCCTGTTTTTATCCGTCGAGCGCCAGGTCGTCATCAGCGCGCGGCGCAGTCCCCTGCAATCGGTCGAGCGCCTGCGCCAGGCGGTGCTGAAGGGCGAGGAAATGGATTCGTCGCTGGCGCTGCTGACGCACCTGCTGCGCGACCAGGCCGATGTGCTGACGCGTATCGTGCGCGACGCCACGGGACGCGTGGATGGCATCGAGGACAACCTGCTGTCCGGCCAGCTGAAGTTCAAGCGCGCCGACCTGGGCGCGCTGCGCCGCGTGCTCGTCCGCCTGCAGCGTCTCCTCGCGCCGGAACCGGCAGCGCTGTTCCGCCTGCTGCAACGGCCACCCGGCTGGGTGCGCGATACGGACCGGCAGGAGCTGCGCGAGGCGAGCGAGGAGTTTGCCGTCGCACTGAACGACATTTCGTCGCTGCAGGAACGCATCAAGCTGTTGCAGGAAGAGATCGCCGCGCTCGTCAACGAAGCCAACAACCGCAGCCTGTACGTGCTGACGATCGTCACGGTATTGGCGCTGCCCATCAATATCATTGCGGGCCTTCTAGGCATGAACGTGGGCGGCGTGCCGCTGGCCAATGACGGCGCGGGCTTCTGGATCATCGCCGGGATCGTGGCCGTATTCACGGCCGTGGCGGGGTGGGTGGTGGTGCGCAAGCGGCGCGAGCTGGAGTAA
- a CDS encoding sensor histidine kinase — translation MLGIQARLTLLFVVIVTVVLGISGSYAQYTLAQELEVNNQRLRDGVLTRLQTSLPSALWDLDKTKVDNIVAAEMLPPELVAIRVYDTSVGLFAGKRRNADGTVANVDGNADVAGTPVVADLAYRETDQSARPVIVGRVVVNFSRDQIEARLAAEIRRRVSEALLLDLILVVALALSLRIVFDPLKGLRDGLFELATRGSDEVEELPEKRRDELGDVIRGFNAIQRRVKTIILRTREAEDAARRAAQETAQALHDLRQAQESLLQAERLASLGALVAGVAHEINTPVGIALTSASVLKEATEEIHDAITAGAVKKSEILKYIGTAGESARLIMNNAYRAAHLIHSFKQIAVDQVSEARRRFELRDYIGEVVSSLQPRLKKTRLDVTIDCPDNVVLDSYPGALAQVITNLTLNCVDHAFAPEQEGTIAIRVRPEGDWVGMEVADNGRGIPADLLDKVFDPFVTTRRGQGGTGLGLNIVYNLIVKQFGGTIAVSSVEGQGATFALRIPRVTPGDTLADPAPAP, via the coding sequence ATGTTAGGAATCCAGGCACGGCTGACCTTGTTGTTCGTCGTGATCGTCACGGTCGTGCTGGGGATCTCCGGCAGTTACGCCCAGTACACGCTGGCGCAGGAGCTGGAGGTCAATAACCAGCGCCTCCGTGACGGCGTACTGACGCGGCTGCAGACAAGTCTGCCCTCCGCGCTGTGGGACCTGGACAAGACCAAGGTCGACAATATCGTCGCGGCCGAGATGTTGCCGCCCGAATTGGTTGCCATCCGCGTCTACGACACTTCCGTGGGACTGTTTGCCGGCAAACGGCGCAATGCCGACGGCACAGTCGCCAACGTGGACGGCAATGCCGACGTCGCCGGTACCCCCGTCGTGGCCGACCTTGCCTATCGCGAGACGGACCAGTCGGCACGGCCCGTCATCGTCGGGCGCGTCGTCGTCAACTTCAGCCGCGACCAGATCGAGGCGCGTCTGGCGGCCGAGATCCGCCGCCGGGTCAGCGAAGCGCTGCTGCTGGATCTGATTCTCGTGGTGGCGCTGGCGCTGTCGCTGCGCATCGTATTCGACCCGCTGAAGGGCTTGCGCGACGGTCTGTTCGAACTGGCCACGCGCGGCAGCGACGAGGTGGAGGAGCTGCCGGAAAAGCGCCGCGACGAACTGGGCGACGTGATCCGCGGATTCAACGCGATCCAGCGTCGCGTCAAGACGATCATCCTGCGCACGCGCGAAGCCGAGGACGCGGCCCGGCGCGCCGCGCAGGAGACGGCGCAGGCGCTGCACGACCTGCGCCAGGCCCAGGAGTCGCTGCTGCAGGCGGAGCGCCTGGCGTCGCTGGGCGCCCTCGTGGCCGGCGTGGCACACGAGATCAACACGCCGGTTGGCATCGCGCTGACCAGCGCCTCGGTATTGAAGGAGGCGACGGAGGAAATCCACGACGCCATCACGGCCGGTGCCGTCAAAAAATCCGAGATCCTGAAATATATTGGCACGGCGGGCGAAAGCGCGCGGCTGATCATGAACAACGCCTACCGGGCCGCGCACCTGATCCACAGCTTCAAGCAGATTGCCGTCGACCAGGTCAGCGAGGCGCGCCGCCGCTTCGAGCTGCGCGACTATATCGGCGAGGTCGTGTCGAGCCTGCAGCCGCGGCTGAAGAAAACCCGGCTGGACGTGACGATCGACTGCCCCGACAACGTGGTGCTCGACAGCTATCCCGGGGCGCTGGCGCAGGTCATCACGAACCTGACGCTGAACTGCGTCGACCACGCCTTTGCGCCAGAGCAGGAGGGCACGATCGCCATCCGCGTGCGGCCCGAAGGCGACTGGGTCGGCATGGAAGTGGCCGACAATGGCCGCGGCATCCCGGCCGATCTGCTGGACAAGGTGTTCGATCCCTTCGTCACCACGCGGCGCGGTCAGGGCGGCACGGGTCTCGGCCTGAACATCGTCTACAACCTGATCGTCAAGCAATTTGGCGGCACGATCGCCG
- a CDS encoding HDOD domain-containing protein: MTHVLTYDEIVHGLDDLPALPAAVLDLLRSVDEDDIDLAVLAQKVSYDPALTAKALRLANSSLYGLQVKITTVRQAITYLGFQATRNLIKAVAITRCFAGRSCAGFNHEAFWRHAIASAICAKALARHMRFHQDYAFTAGLLHDIGRLVLVSCFPRHYEAVLAWRASHDSALLEAERAVLDIDHVEAGLALAEHWRFSDTMRLAIGGHHTPEQAGASILATIVHVADAIAHALDLAQVDDELVPPLSEAAWYRLRLDDAACHRLFREVELQYEEIAAVLLP; this comes from the coding sequence ATGACCCACGTATTGACATACGACGAGATCGTTCACGGCCTGGACGATCTGCCGGCGTTGCCTGCCGCCGTGCTGGACCTGCTGCGCAGCGTGGACGAGGACGACATCGATCTGGCCGTGCTGGCGCAGAAAGTATCGTATGACCCCGCTCTGACGGCGAAGGCGCTGCGCCTGGCGAACTCTTCGCTCTACGGCCTGCAGGTAAAGATCACCACTGTCCGGCAGGCCATCACGTACCTCGGTTTCCAGGCGACACGCAACCTGATCAAGGCTGTGGCCATCACGCGCTGTTTTGCCGGCCGCAGCTGCGCCGGCTTCAACCACGAAGCGTTCTGGCGCCACGCGATTGCCAGCGCCATCTGCGCCAAGGCGCTGGCACGTCACATGCGGTTTCATCAGGACTACGCGTTCACGGCCGGCCTGTTGCACGATATCGGCAGGCTCGTGCTGGTCAGCTGTTTCCCGCGCCATTACGAAGCGGTGCTGGCATGGCGCGCAAGCCACGACAGCGCGTTGCTGGAGGCGGAGCGGGCGGTGCTGGACATCGACCATGTCGAAGCAGGACTGGCGCTGGCCGAACACTGGCGGTTTTCCGACACGATGCGCCTTGCCATCGGCGGCCACCACACGCCGGAACAGGCCGGTGCCAGCATCCTGGCGACGATCGTGCACGTGGCGGACGCGATTGCCCACGCGCTCGACCTGGCGCAGGTGGACGACGAACTGGTGCCGCCGCTATCGGAGGCTGCGTGGTATCGACTGCGGCTCGATGACGCTGCATGTCATCGGCTGTTCCGGGAGGTGGAACTGCAGTATGAGGAGATCGCGGCGGTACTGCTGCCGTAA
- a CDS encoding PhoH family protein, which yields MKTKTPVQPHYFTPEPIDNTRLANLCGPLDENLRQISAALDVTIFRRGERFIVSGTNAERAVQILEKFYAVADKAVPVEEVQLGLVEQRTSAAPADDGASEEEPPFNDPDIASPVLKTRRSDLRGRTPHQIRYLRNILEHDISFGIGPAGTGKTYLAVACAVDALERDAVKRIILTRPAVEAGERLGFLPGDLAQKVDPYLRPLYDALYDLLGFDRTMKMFEKQVIEIAPLAYMRGRTLNHAFVILDEAQNTTVEQMKMFLTRIGFGSKAVVTGDVTQVDLAKHQKSGLIDAVQVLRDVRGIAFSQFSSEDVVRHPLVGRIVDAYDAAHHSTADITPLLKPVKAPARNVRKK from the coding sequence TTGAAAACGAAAACGCCAGTTCAACCTCATTACTTCACGCCGGAGCCGATCGACAACACGCGCCTGGCCAATCTGTGCGGTCCGCTTGACGAAAACCTGCGCCAGATCTCGGCAGCGCTCGATGTCACTATCTTCCGGCGTGGCGAGCGGTTCATCGTCAGCGGCACGAACGCCGAGCGCGCCGTCCAGATCCTGGAAAAATTCTATGCGGTGGCCGACAAGGCCGTGCCGGTCGAGGAGGTGCAGCTGGGCCTCGTCGAGCAGCGCACCAGCGCCGCTCCCGCCGACGATGGCGCCAGCGAGGAGGAGCCGCCGTTCAACGATCCGGACATCGCCAGCCCCGTGCTGAAGACGCGCCGCAGCGACCTGCGCGGCCGCACGCCGCACCAGATCCGCTACCTGCGCAATATCCTCGAACACGACATCAGTTTCGGCATCGGCCCCGCCGGTACCGGCAAGACGTATCTTGCCGTTGCCTGCGCCGTCGATGCGCTCGAGCGCGATGCCGTCAAGCGCATCATCCTGACGCGCCCCGCCGTGGAGGCGGGCGAGCGCCTGGGCTTCCTGCCGGGCGACCTGGCGCAGAAGGTCGACCCTTACCTGCGTCCGCTGTACGACGCGCTGTACGACCTGCTGGGCTTTGACCGCACGATGAAGATGTTCGAGAAGCAGGTCATCGAGATCGCACCGCTGGCCTATATGCGCGGGCGCACGCTCAATCATGCCTTTGTCATCCTGGACGAGGCGCAGAACACGACCGTCGAACAGATGAAGATGTTCCTGACGCGCATCGGCTTCGGCAGCAAGGCCGTGGTGACCGGCGACGTCACGCAGGTCGATCTCGCCAAGCACCAGAAGAGCGGCCTGATCGACGCCGTGCAGGTGCTGCGCGACGTGCGCGGCATCGCGTTCTCGCAGTTCTCCAGCGAGGACGTCGTGCGCCACCCGCTGGTGGGGCGCATCGTCGATGCCTACGACGCCGCGCACCATAGCACGGCCGACATCACCCCCTTGCTGAAACCCGTCAAAGCGCCTGCCCGTAATGTCCGAAAAAAATAA
- the ybeY gene encoding rRNA maturation RNase YbeY, giving the protein MSEKNKLTLSVQYADTRLQESITRPAIRKWVKAALLAPAELTIRFVDAVEGQSLNREYRGKDYATNVLTFAYNEGEEIAEDDPTRADIILCTDVLQREAAEQNKSVEEHTAHLIVHGVLHAQGYDHEDDEEADEMESLETEILAELGYADPYAAEK; this is encoded by the coding sequence ATGTCCGAAAAAAATAAGCTGACCCTGTCGGTGCAGTATGCCGACACCCGCCTGCAGGAAAGCATCACCCGCCCGGCCATCCGCAAATGGGTCAAGGCGGCCCTGCTCGCCCCGGCCGAACTGACGATCCGTTTCGTCGACGCGGTCGAGGGCCAGAGCCTGAACCGCGAGTACCGCGGCAAGGATTACGCCACCAACGTGCTGACGTTTGCGTACAACGAAGGCGAGGAAATCGCGGAAGACGATCCTACGCGCGCCGACATCATCCTGTGCACCGACGTGCTGCAGCGCGAGGCAGCCGAGCAGAACAAGTCCGTGGAAGAACATACGGCGCACCTGATCGTGCATGGCGTCCTGCATGCGCAGGGTTACGACCACGAGGACGACGAGGAAGCGGACGAGATGGAGTCGCTGGAGACGGAAATTCTGGCCGAGCTGGGCTACGCCGATCCTTACGCGGCGGAGAAATAA
- a CDS encoding HlyC/CorC family transporter — protein sequence MQEHSSSVRNDAKPHRSLLERLTALISPEPENRSELLEILHEAHERNLIDADALSMIEGVFQVSDLSARDIMVPRSQMDVIDISKPIDEWMPLVLETAHSRFPAIEGERDKVVGILLAKDLLRYYAEESFDVRDMLRPAIFIPESKRLNVLLRDFRANHNHMAIVVDEYSGVAGLITIEDVLEQIVGDIEDEYDFDEEEDNIISIKEGQLGPRWRVKALTEISQFNEELDVDLSDEDVDTIGGLVAKHLARMPHKGDVFDIDNLRFEVLRADARQIHVLTVEKLPPAVDEQD from the coding sequence ATGCAAGAGCACTCTAGTAGCGTCAGGAATGACGCTAAACCACATCGATCGCTCCTCGAGCGACTCACCGCCCTGATTTCCCCTGAACCCGAGAACCGCTCGGAGCTTCTCGAAATTCTGCACGAAGCCCATGAACGCAACCTGATCGATGCCGACGCCCTGTCGATGATCGAAGGCGTGTTCCAGGTTTCGGACCTGTCGGCGCGCGACATCATGGTCCCGCGCTCGCAGATGGACGTCATCGACATCTCCAAGCCCATCGACGAATGGATGCCGCTGGTGCTGGAAACGGCCCACTCGCGCTTCCCCGCCATCGAGGGCGAACGCGACAAGGTTGTCGGCATCCTGCTGGCAAAGGACCTGCTGCGCTACTACGCGGAAGAATCGTTCGACGTGCGCGACATGCTGCGCCCGGCGATCTTCATCCCCGAATCGAAGCGCCTGAACGTGCTGCTGCGCGACTTCCGCGCCAACCACAATCACATGGCCATCGTCGTCGATGAATACAGCGGCGTGGCCGGCCTTATCACCATCGAGGACGTGCTGGAGCAGATCGTCGGCGACATCGAGGACGAATACGACTTCGATGAGGAAGAAGACAACATCATCTCGATCAAGGAAGGCCAGCTGGGCCCGCGTTGGCGCGTGAAAGCGCTGACGGAGATCAGCCAGTTCAACGAGGAACTCGACGTCGACCTGTCCGATGAGGACGTCGACACCATCGGCGGCCTCGTGGCCAAGCACCTGGCGCGCATGCCCCACAAGGGCGACGTGTTCGACATCGACAACCTGCGCTTCGAAGTGCTGCGTGCCGATGCCCGCCAGATCCACGTGCTGACGGTCGAGAAGCTGCCACCCGCCGTCGACGAGCAGGACTGA